One window of Staphylococcus chromogenes genomic DNA carries:
- a CDS encoding M20/M25/M40 family metallo-hydrolase yields the protein MMMKWQTAADRETLLKQLVAHSSVTHSTGEKEFPYMIQEELLTLDYFKARPELVKLVATNDKRHAVVAFYQAPQSKETVTLISHFDTVGIDDYGPFQGQAFDMDQLTQAFKEDNTYLGEVGRGDLESGDYLFGRGAMDMKPGLMLHMALIEKASLEQWDVNLILMTVPDEEVTSKGMHAAVEYVNALRQQHQLSMRLHLNSEPTFQQAQDDDHHYYYTGSIGKIMPSVLVYGRETHVGTPSNGLSSNFLMSFIQQEIEYSLNFKEDFEGEYTPMPVSLKVTDIKDYYDVQTPFRSVALFNLFLFKSNANEVFERFNQAVKTGVNKGMAIYEERIHAENAESNIHINFMTYQELYAHAVDIHDENTVQQMIDDMISQESAPHQQSMMIVDLLMNMCRDLGPSVITFFTPPYYPATNTSFNEMTEAVGETIRETALSKFKRGSKRIHYFNGISDLSYVAPSPNGSGFDAFENNTPVFNRTYKIPFKEIEAIQAPLINCGPIGKDAHKVTERIHKQSAFEELPVILEAIIQKHFLK from the coding sequence ATGATGATGAAATGGCAAACTGCCGCAGATCGGGAGACTTTACTTAAACAACTGGTGGCACATTCGAGTGTGACACATTCTACAGGTGAAAAGGAATTTCCCTACATGATACAAGAAGAACTTTTGACATTAGACTATTTTAAAGCACGACCTGAACTGGTGAAGCTAGTCGCAACGAACGATAAACGCCATGCGGTCGTTGCTTTTTATCAAGCACCTCAATCTAAAGAAACTGTCACACTCATTAGTCATTTCGATACCGTTGGCATTGATGATTATGGCCCATTTCAAGGACAAGCATTTGATATGGATCAGTTAACACAAGCATTCAAGGAAGATAATACGTATTTGGGAGAAGTGGGGCGTGGAGACTTAGAATCGGGAGACTATTTATTTGGTCGTGGCGCTATGGATATGAAACCTGGCTTAATGTTACATATGGCATTAATTGAAAAAGCGAGTCTCGAACAGTGGGATGTTAATTTAATCTTGATGACTGTTCCGGACGAAGAAGTCACATCAAAAGGAATGCATGCGGCCGTTGAATACGTTAATGCGTTGCGACAACAGCATCAATTGTCGATGCGTTTACATTTAAATAGTGAACCTACTTTCCAACAAGCGCAAGATGATGACCATCATTATTATTACACGGGGTCTATCGGAAAAATTATGCCGAGTGTCTTAGTTTATGGTCGTGAAACGCATGTCGGCACACCTTCTAACGGCTTAAGTTCAAACTTTTTAATGAGTTTCATTCAACAAGAAATCGAATATAGCCTAAATTTCAAAGAGGATTTTGAAGGTGAATATACACCGATGCCGGTCAGTTTAAAAGTGACTGACATTAAAGATTATTATGACGTACAAACACCGTTCCGTTCGGTCGCTTTATTTAATCTCTTTTTATTCAAAAGTAATGCTAATGAAGTGTTCGAACGCTTTAATCAAGCAGTGAAGACTGGTGTGAATAAAGGAATGGCGATTTATGAGGAACGCATCCATGCTGAAAATGCAGAGTCCAACATTCATATTAATTTTATGACGTATCAAGAACTTTATGCCCATGCGGTCGATATTCACGATGAAAACACGGTACAACAAATGATTGATGATATGATTTCACAAGAGTCGGCCCCTCATCAACAATCGATGATGATTGTCGATTTGCTCATGAATATGTGTCGAGACCTTGGGCCTTCAGTCATTACGTTTTTTACACCGCCATATTATCCAGCAACCAATACGTCATTTAATGAGATGACAGAAGCTGTTGGTGAAACGATTCGTGAAACAGCCTTATCCAAATTCAAGCGTGGTTCTAAGCGGATTCATTATTTTAATGGGATTAGTGATTTAAGTTATGTGGCCCCTTCCCCTAATGGATCGGGATTTGACGCCTTTGAAAATAATACTCCTGTGTTTAATCGAACGTATAAAATCCCTTTTAAAGAGATTGAAGCCATTCAAGCTCCACTCATCAACTGTGGTCCTATCGGAAAAGATGCCCATAAAGTGACAGAACGTATTCATAAACAAAGTGCTTTTGAAGAATTACCCGTCATTTTAGAAGCAATCATTCAAAAACATTTCTTAAAATAG
- a CDS encoding DUF3139 domain-containing protein: MAKKILGFILAAVLLFAIVAVGFFAYKGYQKSQNFKLIDQYLVEKNLKSKIIDEKSDYDQRKGIFYKEVRLKGDEKNIYIAQPIHLKRGLFLQGFDAKTKKHDKKAKYNFFDENYKMK; this comes from the coding sequence ATGGCGAAGAAAATTTTAGGTTTCATTTTGGCTGCCGTACTTTTATTCGCAATTGTAGCTGTCGGCTTCTTTGCCTATAAGGGATATCAAAAAAGCCAAAATTTTAAGCTAATTGATCAATATTTAGTAGAAAAGAACTTAAAATCTAAAATCATTGATGAGAAAAGTGATTACGATCAACGTAAAGGGATTTTCTATAAAGAAGTACGTTTAAAAGGTGACGAAAAAAATATTTATATCGCACAGCCCATCCATTTAAAACGTGGATTATTCTTGCAAGGCTTTGATGCAAAAACGAAAAAGCACGATAAAAAAGCGAAATACAATTTCTTTGATGAAAATTATAAAATGAAATAA